CGGGGTGTTCAACATCACCGGGGGTCTGCGCGCCACCCAAGAGATCATCCGCAACCTCGACATGGCGCCATGGCTGCTGATCGCGATGATGATGTTCATCGTTTTCATCCTTGGCGCCTTCCTCGATTGGACCGGCATCGTGCTGCTGTCCTTCCCAATCTTCCTGCCCATCGTTCAGGAGATGGACGTGAGCCTGTTGTGGTTCGTCGTCCTGATGTCGGTGGTTCTGCAGACGTCCTTCCTCACGCCACCCTTTGGATATGCGCTGTTCTATCTGCGCGCCATTGCCCCGCGTGAGGTCAAGACGTCGCATATCATCGTCGGTGTGCTGCCCTTCATCGGACTGATCCTGATGATGTGCGTGGCCATTGCCCTGTTCCCGCAGCTTGTCACTTGGTTGCCGGAAACGCTCTATACAAAATAAATCAACGGAGGAGAGAATATTATGAAATTGAAATCAACACTTGCCAGTCTGGCACTCTGCGCAGGCTTTGGCACGCAAGCCGCGGCCCAAGACAACTGGACCATGACCACCACATGGCCCACTTCGCTGGAACTGATCGAGATCGACAAACACTTCGTTGATCTGGCCAACAAGCTGACGGGCGAAGACCTGACCATCGAATTCTTCGAAGGCGGCTCGCTCGTCCCCGCGGGCGAAGTATTTGGCGCGGTTGAATCCAACACCGTTCAGGCCGGCGCCGACTGGCCCGGCTACTGGGCTGGCCGCAACTCTGCCTTCTCGCCGCTGGCGACCACGGCGAGCCTGTTCAACGCGGTTGATTACGTCAACTGGATCGAACAATGGGGCGGCAAAGACCTCTATAACGAGATCTATGGCAAGTTCGGCATGGTCTATCTGCCCTACGGTGTGACCAACAACGAATCCGGTTTCCGCACCAATGAGCAGATCGTTACGCTGGAAGACCTCAAGGGCAAGCGTTTGCGTCTGTCGGGTCTGGAGCAGGGCCGTCTGTTGGAGAAACTGGGCGGGTCTCAGGTTTCCATGGCCGGTGGCGAAATCTACCAGTCGCTTGAGCGCGGCGTTATTGATGGCGCGGAATTCTCGACACCCAACGTCGACTTCTCGGGCGGTTTCCAGCAGGTCACCAAGTACTGGGCGACACCGGGCTGGCACCAGTCGGCGTCGATCTTCGGTGTGATGATCAATAAAGGCGCATGGGACGCGCTGTCGGACGAAACCCGCGAAGCACTTGAAATCGCGGCGCAGGCCAACCTAGTCTGGTCGCTCTCCTTCACCGAAAAGCGTGCAACTGAAGCCTACCAGCAGTTCCTCGACGCGGGCATCGAAATTAACCGCTACGACGATGAAACGCTGGCGACCGTTCAGGAAATGGCCAACGAAACCATCGAGGAAACCGCCTGTGAGAACCCCGATTCCGCAAAGGTTTACCTGAGCCAGTTGGAGTATCTGAACGACTACGCCAAATGGCGTGATGCCTCGGCACCGTTCAACTTGGGCCGCACACCGAATGGCCCGGACATCGAAAAGATCCGCGCCTGCGCGGAATGATTTCAGCCTATCGGCTCTAAGGAAAAGGCCCGCCGATTGGCGGGCCTTTTTGCTTTTGCTGGCCCGGCACTTCCGGCTGCATTCCGCCCCCGGCTATTCCCCAACCCGCTTAAGAAACCTTTGCAACCTTGCATCCTTTGGCCCACCGAAAATCTCGGATGGCGAACCACTTTCCACGATTTTGCCACCGTCCATAAAGATGATCCGATCCGCGATTTCACGCGCGAATTGCATCTCATGGGTCACGATCAGCATCGTTTGCTTGCGCTCCGCCACCGCGCGCATCAGATCAAGCACCTCGCCTACCCATTCAGGATCAAGCGCCGAAGTCGGCTCGTCAAACAGCATCAGTTCCGCCTCAAGCGCCATGGCGCGGCCAATGCCAACCCGCTGTTGTTGCCCCCCTGACAGCGCCGAAGGAAAACTATCCGCTTTATCCGCCAAACCGGTTTCGGCCAGCACCGACAGCGCACGCTGCTCGGCCTCTTCGACCGGGCGCTTGTGTACCGTCACCAGTGCTTCCATGATGTTCTGCTTGGCAGTCTTATTGGCAAAAAGCGCGTAGTTCTGAAAAACCATCGCGGTGCGGCGGCGCAGCGCCAATATATCCGACTTGCGCGCCTTCGCAGCATCAACTGTCACATCTCCGATGGTAATCTGCCCCGCCTGCGGCACGTCGAGAAAGTTAAGACAGCGAAGCAGCGTCGACTTGCCCGTTCCCGAAGGACCGATCACCACAACGCGCTCCCCATCCGCGATCTGCAGGTCGATGCCGTCCAACACAGGCGCGGCGCCGAAATGTTTGGTCAGGCCAGAAATATCAATCATCGTGCAAACGCCTTGTTCAGATAGGTTTCAAGCCGTTTCTGGCCTTGGCTTAGCGCTTCGACGATGACCCAATAGACCATCGCGACAACAAGATAGGCTTCGAAATAGAGAAAGCTGCCTGCCGCCTCTTTCTGAGCGGCACCCATCATCTCGGTCACGCCAAGCGTAAAAGCCAGCGAAGTGCCTTTGACCATATCAATGAAGTAATTCACCAAAGTTGGCGCAGCGATCCGGGCAGCCTGCGGCAAGATGATACGCAACATCATCTGGCCTTGGGTCATGCCGATAGACTGCGCTGCTTCCCATTGACTGCGGTCCACGCCCGCGATTGCAGCGCGTATACTTTCGGCCATATAAGCCGCGAAATGCAGCGTCAGCCCCATGATCGTCGCGGTCACACCGTCGACCTTGGTTAAGAACGAAAGCGCTTGGGGTAGGCCATAGTAAAAAAGGAACAGCTGCACCAGCAGCGGCGTGCCGCGAAAGAAGCTGATGAAAAGCACTACGAACCAATCGAGCACCGGCACTTTTGCCACCCGCTCTACCGCCAAAAGCGAGGCGAGGATGAGTGCGCACACCATCCCCGCAGCCGCCATTAACAGTGTCAGTGGTACATAGCCCAATATGACGGGCACCAGCCCCAGCATGTAGTCAAGGTCTAGCGCCCGCATGGGTTACTCCGCTTTGGTGATGTCTGTGCCGAACCACTTGTCCGAGATCTCGGCCAGTGTACCGTCTTCGCGCAGCGATTCCAGTGCGGTGTCTACGCGGTCACGAAGGGCGCGGCCTTCGTCGTTGTCTTGGAACGGCAGCGCATTACGGATCTCAGAGAAAGGCTTGCCAGCAAGTTCCAGCGGCAGAGGGCTTTCCTGAATGAGTTGGGCAGACGAAACGCGATCCATCACAAATGCATCCACACGACCAAGCGCGGTATCTTGGGCGATGTTGGATTCATAGGTCTTGATTTCAATCTCATCAGCGAAATCGAGTTCGTTCAGCAGTTGTTCAAAATTCGAGCCGAGGTTAACCGCAACGGTCTTGCCGCGCAGGTCTTCGACGCTGCCGATCTCTTCGTTGCCCTCTTTGATCACGACCTGCGCGCCATCAAAAACGTAAGGCGCGGTGAAGGCAAATTTTTCTTCGCGCTCTGATGTGATTGTGATTTGATTGGCGATCGTGTCGATGCGCCCTGCATCTAGGGCACCGATCAGGCCGGAAAAGGCCATAGTTTCGAACTCAACTTCAAGGCCAGCCTCTTCGCCAACGGCGTTCATCACGTCGACTTCAAACCCCTGAAGCTCGTCGAGCTTCACAAAGGTAAATGGGAAATAGCCGCCCGACATGCCGACGCGCAGCGTCTCATTGT
This genomic stretch from Sulfitobacter sp. DSM 110093 harbors:
- the dctP gene encoding TRAP transporter substrate-binding protein DctP → MKLKSTLASLALCAGFGTQAAAQDNWTMTTTWPTSLELIEIDKHFVDLANKLTGEDLTIEFFEGGSLVPAGEVFGAVESNTVQAGADWPGYWAGRNSAFSPLATTASLFNAVDYVNWIEQWGGKDLYNEIYGKFGMVYLPYGVTNNESGFRTNEQIVTLEDLKGKRLRLSGLEQGRLLEKLGGSQVSMAGGEIYQSLERGVIDGAEFSTPNVDFSGGFQQVTKYWATPGWHQSASIFGVMINKGAWDALSDETREALEIAAQANLVWSLSFTEKRATEAYQQFLDAGIEINRYDDETLATVQEMANETIEETACENPDSAKVYLSQLEYLNDYAKWRDASAPFNLGRTPNGPDIEKIRACAE
- a CDS encoding amino acid ABC transporter ATP-binding protein is translated as MIDISGLTKHFGAAPVLDGIDLQIADGERVVVIGPSGTGKSTLLRCLNFLDVPQAGQITIGDVTVDAAKARKSDILALRRRTAMVFQNYALFANKTAKQNIMEALVTVHKRPVEEAEQRALSVLAETGLADKADSFPSALSGGQQQRVGIGRAMALEAELMLFDEPTSALDPEWVGEVLDLMRAVAERKQTMLIVTHEMQFAREIADRIIFMDGGKIVESGSPSEIFGGPKDARLQRFLKRVGE
- a CDS encoding amino acid ABC transporter permease yields the protein MRALDLDYMLGLVPVILGYVPLTLLMAAAGMVCALILASLLAVERVAKVPVLDWFVVLFISFFRGTPLLVQLFLFYYGLPQALSFLTKVDGVTATIMGLTLHFAAYMAESIRAAIAGVDRSQWEAAQSIGMTQGQMMLRIILPQAARIAAPTLVNYFIDMVKGTSLAFTLGVTEMMGAAQKEAAGSFLYFEAYLVVAMVYWVIVEALSQGQKRLETYLNKAFAR
- a CDS encoding amino acid ABC transporter substrate-binding protein, with product MLKQIVTATALAAVSGTAVFAQDNETLRVGMSGGYFPFTFVKLDELQGFEVDVMNAVGEEAGLEVEFETMAFSGLIGALDAGRIDTIANQITITSEREEKFAFTAPYVFDGAQVVIKEGNEEIGSVEDLRGKTVAVNLGSNFEQLLNELDFADEIEIKTYESNIAQDTALGRVDAFVMDRVSSAQLIQESPLPLELAGKPFSEIRNALPFQDNDEGRALRDRVDTALESLREDGTLAEISDKWFGTDITKAE